A window of Theropithecus gelada isolate Dixy chromosome 8, Tgel_1.0, whole genome shotgun sequence genomic DNA:
aaagcaattagctggacatggtggtgtatgcctgtagtcccagctgctggagaagctaaggcaggaggattgcttgaacccaggagttcaagtctgcagtgagctatgatcatgataCTGAATTTCAGCTGGtgggacagagtaagaccttgtctcaaaaagaaaaggaaaacaatgtatttttttcaaagtgagatttttattttgatggctTCTAGCCTTTTCAAGGACTAATTTACTGAGTTGTAAAATGTAGACTTTttaaaggagaggaagaggatgaAGATGGATGTGCAGGAGCTTGAACTTTGtatctgtaatgttttatttctttagaaagaatgtgaaccaggctgggcacagtggctcaagcctgtaatctcagcactttgggaggctgaggagggtacatcacctgaggtcaggagttccagaccagtctggccaacatggtgaaaccccacctctactaaaaatacaaaaattagctgcgcatggtgacacgtgcctgtaatcccagctacttgggagcctgaggcaggagaatcgcttgaatctgggaggtggaggttgcagtgagcccagattgagTCAtggaattccagcctgggtgacagagcaagactccatttcaaaaaaaaaaaaaaaactatgcacCAAAAATGGCAAAATCTTAGGATGTGATGAAATCTGAGtaatggaataaaaaatattgttaattggccgggcgcggtggctcaagcctgtaatcccagcactttgggaggccgaggcgggtggatcacgaggtcaggagatcgagaccatcctggctaacatggtgaaaccccgtctctactaaaaatacaaaaaactagccgggcgtggtggtgggcgcctgtagtcccagctactcggaggctgaggcgggagaatggcgtgaactcgggaggtggagcttgcagtgagccgagatcgcgccactgcactccagcctgggcgacagagcgagactccgtctcaaaaaaaaaaaaaaaaaaaaaaaaaattgttaattataTTATTCTCAATATTTTTCAGAGGCACCACAGAGAGGGAGCCAGATTATTTGGTGAACTTGATTAGCAATGCAATCTACCACACAGTCTTTAAGAACATTACTCCTGCTGAATTAGAACTTTCATCTCTCAGCTGACAACCATTCTCATATCAACCATCTCACCTGCTGATACTGCCAATTTCAGCAGCACTGCCCTCTTAAGGACTATTTGTACAAgcctttaaatatttcattgcattttaGCCCTTATTAATTTATAACCATggatagaaaatggaaaattaaagtgCTGGTATGAGTCATAGTCATAAGAAACATAGGTCTCATAAACTTAAAACACATGAGACAATTCCTTGGACATGCTAGAGGCTGTATCTATCTCAATCAGAGTTCCCCAGGCAGTCTAAGCTAATGGACTCTGCTCGGTTGTGAAGGaagcaaatttaaaaacttgtcttaaaaaaaaaaaagtaaaaaaaaaaaaaaaaaaggctgggagcactggctcacgcctgtaatcccagcactttgggaggccaaggcaggcggatcacctgaggtcaggagttcgagaccagcctggccaacatggtgaaacaccgtctctacttaaaatacaaaaattagccaggtgttgtggtatgcacctgtaatcccagctactcaggaggctcaggcaggagaatcacttgaacctgggaggcagaggttgcagtgagccgaggtggcgccattgcactccagcctgggggacaagagaaagacttcatctttaaaaaaataaaaaaataaaaaataaaaagaggccgggtgtggtggctcatgtctgtaatcccagcactttgggaggctgaggcgggaggatcatgagatcaggagatcgagactatcttggctaacacagtgaaatgagccgggcatggtggtgggagcctgtagtcccacctactcgggaggctgaggcaggagaatggtgtgaacctgggaggcggagcttgcagtgagctgagatcgcgccactgcacctccagcctgggcggcagagcgagactccgtctcaaacaaaaaaagaaagaaagaaataagaaacttgTAGTAgccatggtgcatgcctgttgttccagctacccaggagcctgaggcaggaggatcacttgagcccaggaggtggaggctgcagtgaactgtgatcccaccactgcattccagcctgggcaacagaataagatcctgtgtcaaacaaacaaacaaataaacaacaacaacaacaaaaacagaccgggcacagtggcttatgcctgtaatcccagtactttgggaggctgaggcaggtggatcatctgaggtcgggagttcaagaccagcctgaccaacatggagaaaccccgtctctactaaaaattagctggccgtggtggcatatgcctgtaatcccagccacttgggaggctgacgcaggagaatcacttgaacctaggaggtggaggttgcggtgagttgagattgcgccattgcactccagcctgggtaacaagagcgaaactccatctcaaaaaagaaaagaaacttgtaggccgggcgcggtggctcaagcctgtaatcccagcactttgggaggccgagacgggcggatcatgaggtcaggagatcgagaccatcctggctaacacggtgaaaccccgtctctactaaaaaatacaaaaactagccgggcgaagtggcgggtgcctgtagtcccagctactcgggaggctgaggcaggagaatggcgtgaacccaggaggtggagcttgcagtgagctgagatcgggccactgcactccagcctgggtggcagagcgagacgactccgtctcaaaaaaaaaaaagaaacttgtagTACCCTAGGTGCgtgcctgttgttccagctactcaggagcctgaggcaggaggatcacttgagcccaggaggtgaaggctgcagtgagccgtgatcacaccactgcattccagtttgggcaacagaataagatcctgtgtcaaaacaaaacaaaaaaaaaaaacaggtcaggagcagtggctcacgcctataatcccagcacttcgggaggccgaggcgggtggatcacttgaggtcttgagttcaagaacagcctggccaatatgatgaaaccctatctctactaaaaatacaaaaattagtcaggcatggtggcgcgtgcctgtagtcccagttactcctggaggctgaggcaggagaatcacttgaacctgggaggtggaggttgcagtgagctgagatcacgctactgcactccagcttgggcaacagagccagactccatctcaaaaaaaaaaaaaagtttaggtgTCATTAGAAAGATTTTTAAGCTCTCTGGGAACAGAAACTCTacagtggggccgggcgcggtggctcaagcctgtaatcccagtactttgggaggccgagacgggcggatcacgaggtcaggagatcgagaccatcctggctaacacggtgaaaccccgtctctattaaaaaatagaaaaaaactagccgggcgaggtggcggcgcctgtagtcccagctactcgggaggctgaggcaggagaatggcgggaacccgggaggcggagcttgcagtgagctgagatccggccactgcactccaacccgggcgacagagcgagactccgtctcaaaaaaaaaaaaaaaaagaaactctacaGTGTCAGCTTGTGGACATTCTggtttcatatttatttctaggAACACATTATGTAGCGGCTACCCATATTTagctgactttttgttttttttaaagacggggtCAAGGCTGGACCGCAGTGGCGCAtttgcggctcactgcagccttgacctccagggctcaagcaattctcttgcctcagcctcctgagtagctgggcctccAGGAGTGCGACACTatgctggctaacttttttttaatttgtattttttgtagaaatgggattcttactatattgcccaagcagggctccaactcctgagcttaagcgatctGCCCGACtgggcctctgaaagtgctgggattacaggctcaagccaccacGCAGGCTGGGCATATTGTTTTCTGAGCCGCAACGCAGGCTTTAACACTCACAATAACACAGTGTGCTGTTGTCTTCCATCTTCTGGGCAGACTAAGGGGGCCCGTGGAACATGCTGACGGTGCAGTGGTCAAGCTGGTTTCCGCTGGGCATGCTCTGCCGAGGAGACTTGGGCTGCCTCAGGAGCTGCAGTGTCTTGGGCTGCTAGAAGCTGGGTGACTTGAGGATCTTCTTTCTCGCTGTGGCTGTGGATGCCTTTCAGCACTGCCTTCTTCGCCTTCCAGGCCTTTGCCTTACCCTGGGCTTTGGGAGGGGCAGGACCTTCCTTCTCCACCTTTGACACAATCTTCAGAAAAGCCTGAAGGGGTCTCCGTTGGTGAGACAGGACACGGTGACGCTGGGCTGGGTGAAAGGCAGAACTCTCGGTTACTTCTCCAAAGGAGAGAAGGCTGCCACACAGGGCCACACGGGAGTTGCACCAGGAAGAGTAACAGCAAGCTGGAAGTGTCTGAGGTGGCTTTTGTAATGCAAAGGAGGTTTTAGGGCTTCCTGGAGTTTGGGTATTTTGACAATTCTGTGACCAAACAAGAAAGGACCATTCCTGAGCTGAAAAGTACCCAGGGTCTCTGGCCCTGAATCTGTGCTTATTGTAACCCAGACGTGATAAAGGAAGTAGCTGGGGAGAGGCCTTAGCAAACTGCCTGTGACAGGGAATTCCGAATTGTTAGCCATGGCTTCAAAACTCAGTCAAGATGacacttgtaaaatattttattacagcaAACAATTCCCCGTATTGTATTGCCTCTTTTTGAAATATCTAGAATGGTTGTTTTCCTGACTGGACTGTGACCGATACAGATATATTTGATTGCATTCCAAATTTTAAACATTGATGCCATAAAGTGATACCCTACCTTGTTTTAACCTGATTGACTCTCTCTTAACTGAGAGAGCCGGACAgactccattttggtttcttCGCTTGCAGCCCCTTGTCACCCTCCCTTAAGGATATAACTGTTGCAAGCTGACTCCAAGCACATCCAGGAATGCGCTTATTTAAGATACTGAGGCAAGCTGTACCAGCAGCTCCTGGGAATGCCCTCGGTTGATGGTACCCAAAGCCCCTGCGTTTATCACTTTGTGATAATTTAAGCCCCTGAACTTGGGACTGTTTATTTTCCTGTATCTGTTTCTGTAACAGTTcatcttttaactttttgcctgttctgcttctgtaaaaaaATTTCTTCAGCTAGACTCCCCCTCCCCTATTTAGGACAAGGTATAAAAAGAAATCTAGTCCCTTCTTCGGGACTGAGAGAATTTCGAGCTCTAGCTGTCTCTCGGTCGCCGGCAATAAAGGACTACTGAGTTAGTCTCAGAGTGTGGCGTTCTCCCTATAACTCGCTTGGTTACAACAATAATATCACCATTAACCAgaatactgttttttgtttgtttgtttttactgttaGCTGCACAAATCTACCACTAATGACTGCATCTGCCCATCTTTGTCTCTTATTGTCAGAGACGTTGGAGCCACAGTggctccatcttgaataggggctaggtaaaatgaggctgagaacTACTGGACTGCATTCCCTGGAGgctaggcattctaagtcactgGATGAGACAGAAGGTCAGGACAAGGtgcaggtcataaagaccttgctaataaaataggttgcagtaaagaaggcAGCCAAATCCAATCAAAACCAAGAGGGcgacaaaagtgacctctggtcatcctcactgctcctTATACGCTAATCATAAtatattagcatgctaaaagacactcccaccagcaccatgacagtttacaatggccatggcaatgtcaggaagttaacTTACATTGTCTAAAATGTGGGGAGGAACCTTCAGTTCTGGGacttgcccacccctttcctggaaaactcatgaataatccactccttgtttagcatataatcaagaaataactataagtatcCTTAGTGGAGCAGTCACGCCGCCACTCTGCctatagagtagccattctttattcctttatttctttattttattccttttcttggAGGGGGCGGAAACGGAGTCTCTcgtcgatctcggctcactgcagcctctgcctcctgcgttcaagcgattcttctgcctcagcctcctgagtagctgggattacaggcacatgccaccacacctggctacttttttttttgtagagactgggtttcatcatgttagccaggctgttctccaactcctggcctcaagtgatccgcccactttggcctcccaagtgctggggttacaggcatgagccactgcacctggccctcctttactttcttaataaacttgctttcactttactttaTGAACTTGCCTTGAATTAtttcttgtgcgagatccaaAAACCCTCTCTTGGGTTCTGtattgggacccctttctgggAATATTGTTTTTTTGAGTTTCTCGGAGGCAGGGATTTTGTCTTAATGTACTGTGTCTCACAACCCCAGTCCAGAACCTGGCCAAACCCCAAATGTGCTTTAATAAATATGTGATTAATTACATAGATCTCTGAGAACGTATCAATCATAATTCTTGACTTCCACCTTGGCTGCAATTCAGGACTGGAACCAGCTCCACATTCTGACCTTCCCAGGCCTGACCCTGGACAAGAGCCAGATTCTTTAATGAATAATCTGGCATACTACTTATTTTCCTCCTCTCACTCCTATGAAACTCAAAATTATCATGGCCTCCGGGAAGCAGTTCCCTGTGTTCTGACAAAAATGAGAGAGCtcacaaaattttcttttgtttaccagcctgggcaatatggtgaaaccctgtctctatcaaataACTCACAAAAacttgccaggcgtggtggcacgtgtttgtagtcccagatactctggaggctgaggtgagagaattacttgagcccggtaggcagaggctgtagtgggctgtgattgcaccgctgtactccaacctgggcaacagagccagaccctgtatcatatatatatttatttctgtttagttgtatttttaagttcTAACAGAGATATGAAGCCTATCTCCAGGGCCAACTTCATGGGCAGTGTGACCTGAGCAGTGGGACCTGGGCAAAGTGACCTAGACATGTGACCTGAGCAGTGTGAGCTGGGCACTGGGACCTGGATAATCTGGATGTGTGACCTGGATGTGTGACCTGAGCTGTGTGATCTGGGTGGTGTGAGCTGGGCAGTGTGACCTGGGTAGTGGGACCTGAGCAGTGGGACCTGGATAATCTGGATGTGTGACCTGGATGTGTGACCTGAGCTGTGTGATATGGGTGATGTGAGCTGGGCAGTGTGACCTGGGCAGAGTGACCTGAGCAGTGGGGCCTGGGCACCGTGACCTGGAAAATCTAGATGTGTGACCGGAGCAGTGAAACCTGAACAGTGGGACCCTGGACAGTGGAACTTGCTAGAGACTTGTGCTTAGAAGGACTGCATGCTTCATTTAATGTCctactgttgccatcttgaaattcttaatactttttcttttttttttttttttttttttttttttttttgggaaggTCTCCTCTTGTTCCAGCCGGGGGAAGAACGCGCCCGGCATCCAGNNNNNNNNNNNNNNNNNNNNNNNNNNNNNNNNNNNNNNNNNNNNNNNNNNtggagtgcagtggccggatctcagctcactgcaagctccgcctcccgggttcacgccattctcctgcctcagcctcccgagtagctgggactacaggcgcctgccacctcgcccggctagttttttttttttgtatttcttagtagagacggtgtttcaccgtgttagccaggatggtctcgatctcctgacctcgtgatccgcccgtctcggcctcccaaagtgctgggattacaggcttgagccaccgcgcccggccaatactttttcaaaaatagGCCTCAAAATTTCCTTTTGCACTGGATCCCACAAATTATGTGGCCAATCCTGCCTCTTTGGTACGTACCTTAAGCCTCCTGTGACGTGAATTTATCAAGTCATGTGGATTTTAGTTATGAAACCTCCAGTAGTTTCATAGCTCCCCACTTTCCTCAGGAAATATACTCCaaacagggccgggtgcagtagctcacgcctgtaatcccagcactttgggaggccaaggcaggcagatcacaaggtcaggagttcgagatcagcctgaccaacatggtgaaaccccatctctactaaaaattcaaaaattagctggacatggtggcacgcgcctgtaatcccagctactcaggaggctgagacagagaattgcttgaagccagcgggtggaggttgcagtggagctgagatcatgccactgcactccagcctgggcaacagagtgagactccatctcaaaaaacaagctTTTTACCTTCTGTTACCTACCCCCCAACACACTGACACCCCTGAAAGTTCCTTACCCTTACCTCTCTCAGCTCTGtccctttttctttccaatgTGAACCCTCAGTTACTGTGCTCCTTGCTGTTTGTGACCCTGCAGGCCTGCCAGCTGCCCATCCCATGTGCGTCCTGTTTCCATCCTGCCCTGGGTAGTCCTCTGCTTCTCTTTACCTGGCCAATTTCACCTTATCCTGTAAGTGTGAACTTAGATGTCACCATTTCTGGGAGGCCCTCTCTGATCTACCCCAAACTAAGATatgggccgggagcggtggctcactcctacaatcccagcactttgggaggctgaggtgaacagATAGCccgagcccaagagttcaagacaagcctgggaaacatggcgaaaccctggctctacagaaaataccaaattagtggggcatggtggcgcacgcctgtaatctcagctactcaggaggctgatgtgggagaattgcttgaacctgggaggcagaggttgcagtgaaccgagattgcactactgcactccagcctgggtgacagagtaagactctgtctcaaaaaaaaaaaaaacaaaaacaaaaaaccacacacacacacacgttcaacAGCACCATGTGCATAGGTACATgaatttcttttctaacacatCTAGGTTTTCCTTTCCAGGAAAACTACCTACATGTAGCTCTGAATTTCTCAGCCTTTAGAGGGTTCCTGAGGTCTCTCTTGAGATAGACCCTTGCCTAGGTTATGGAGGTAGTTCAAATGAAACCTTCCCACCCCCAAAGGACTTTCCGGTCCAATCCAATTCCTGAGGCACGTGTCTCTTCCTTCACCTTTTGTGGTATATTCACCCTTCGCAAGACCCAACTAAAATAAGAACTCCCCACAATTGTAATTAATCTCTTCCTGCTTTCCtagtggtttgttttgttttgttacttttttatttttttagacggaatttcgctcttgttgcctatgctggagtgcaatggcgcgatctcggctcaccgcaacctccacctcccggttcaagtgattctcctgcctcagcttcctgaatagctgggattacaggcatgtgccaccacgcccagctaattttctatttttaatagagacagggtttctctatgttggtcaggctagtctcaaagtcccaacctcagctgatccacccgcctcggccttccaaagtgctgggattacaggtgtgagccacctcgcccagcctttttaaaaaatgttttatttttaatgatatacATCATACATGCTGACTTACATCACAGTGACTTGTGCCACTAGGTTAGAtggtccactttttttttttttttttttttgagatggtctcattctgtcatccagtggcgtgatcacagctcactgtaaccttgccctcctgggctcaagtgatcctcctgccttagtctcttgagtagctgggaccacaggcatgcaccaccatgcctggctaatttttaaaatttttgtacagacagggtttgctttgttgcccaggctggtcttgaattcctgggctcaagcaatcttctcatctTGGcccctgaaagtgctgggattgtaggtttGAGCCACTGGGTCCAGCCTCAGTGGTCTGCTTTGAGAGCAGGAACAAAACGTTACTAATCTTTCCGGCCTTTATGTCTTTATGTTTTGTCCATAGTGGGCACTCAAATTAATATTGGGTAATTTGAATTTCTAACAGAGAGACTGAAATGCAATTGGCCATAGAGAAGAAGAGATTTGAAAGGGTGGCTTTATCTAGTGGAAAGAAAAAACGTTcaccagccgggcacggtggctcacgcctgtaatcccagcactttgggagaccaaggcgggtggatcacctgagatcaggggttcgagaccaacctgggcaacatggtaaactccatctctactaaaaatataaaaattagccagatgtggtggcaggcacctgtaatctcatctactggggaggctgaggcatgagaatcacttgaacccaggaggtggaggctgcagtgaaccaagatcacaccactgcactccagcctggacgacagaatgagacccactctcaaaaacagaaaagaaaaaaaaaaaaaaaaaaagaaaaagaaaaagaaaaaacgttCCCTAACAAATAGCTGGGAAATAGCTGAACTCAGAAGAAGgttaaggagagagaaaaattggaGTATAAGAAGATgagggaggctgggcgtggtgacttcagacactttgggaggctgaggtgggaggatcacttgaggccaggagttcaagaccagcctggccaacagagcaaaactccgtctctatattttttttgaaacagagtcttgctctgttgcccaggctggagtgcagtggcacgatctcggctcactgcaacctctggctccgagtttccagcaattctcctgcctcagtctcccaagtagctgggattacaggcatacactactatgcctggctaatttttttttttttttttttggtgaaagcTGCAAAACTTTATTGAGATAGTTTAAGTCAAATATCTAATATAAAACCAGTTTGCGTCATTGCAGCTTGTCTTCATTTAAACTTGTGGTTGCCCTTCACCTGTTTCTGGCATTTTACAGTGTTCTTCCTTGGGTATAATCTTCACCTTGACGCCAGCACCCAAATCCAGATTTAACCCCGGTCTTTGACTGACGCAGCTCTTGCAGATCACCTTCCATGTCACGCACTTGGATCTCAGCTCTATCCTGATCTTCTTCTGTCTCCTGAACAGGTGTAGGATCCCGACTTTCAGCTGCTGGTTCTTCTTCTTGGGCCTCTCCATTACTGGGCTCCTGGGATTGGCTCCGCTGTGTCTCAGTAGGAAAGAAAGAATCCAGACCTCAGGGACCGGAGTTGCCCACTCACAGCTCCGCCGCGTTCCCCAcactctaatttttttgtatttttagtagagacggtgtctccatgttggtcaggctggtctcaaactccccacctcaggtgatctgcccgcctcagcctcccaaaatgctgggattacagacgtgagccactgcgcctggccccatttctatgaaaaacacaaacaattagctgggccgtggtgacacacacttgtaaacccagctactcaggaggctgaggcaggaaaattgcttgaaaccgggagatggaggctgcagtgagccgagatcacaccactgcactccagcctgggagacacagggagaccctgtctcaaagaaaaaaaaaaagaaaagaaaaaagacaagcctgggtgacaaagaggcTGCAAGTCCTAAAGTCCTAAAAGTGAGAAGTGTTTAAAATCTGGTAAGGAAGGCCCCAGTGAAGAATGAAGGAGAAGGTGCGAGTGAACTGTAAGAAACcttaccaggccgggcgcggtggctcaagcctgtaatcccagcactttgggaggcccagacgggcggatcatgaggtcaggagatcgagaccatcctggctaacccggtgaaactccgtctctactaaaaaatacaaaaaactagccaggcgaggtggcgggcgcctgtagtcccagctactcgggaggctgaggcaggagaatggtgtgaacccaggaggcggagcttgcagtgagctgagatctggccactgcactccagcctgggcgacagagcgagactccgtctcaaaaaaaaaaaaaaaaaaaaaagaaaccttaccAAGGTTATGGGGGCTGTCATCCTTAGTTCTGGCAGTAAAGGAACAGTGTGgtgccaggcagagtggctcacgtctataatcctaaGACCTTGgggagctgaggaaggaggatcacttgagagcaggagcttgagagcagcctaggcaacataatgagaccctgtctctcaaaacaaacaggccggccatggtggctcatgcctgtaatcccagcactttgggaggccaaggcgggcagatcaagaggtcgagatatcgagaccatcctggccaacatggtaaaaccctgtctctactaaaaatacaaaaattagctgggtgtggtggtgcttgcctgtaatcccagctacttgggaggctgaggcagaatcatttgaacccaggagggatcacttgaacctgggaggcggagattgtggtgagccgagatcaagtgcaccactgcacgccagcctggtgacagtgcaagactccttctcaaaacaaacaaacaaacagaaaaccaggtgacttttctttcttttcttttattttttttgagacggagtttgctcttgctgcccaggctggagtgcaatggcttgatctcggttcattgcaacctccgcctcctgggttcaagtgattctcctgcctcagcctcccgagtagctgggattacaggcatgtgccaccacgctaattttttgtattttttttttttagtagagatggggtttctccatgttggtaaggctggtctcgaactccagacctcaggtgatccacctgccttggcctcccaaagtgttgggattacaggtgtgagccactgtgccgggcctaaaaccatgtgacttttttttttttttgagacagagtctctctgtgtcacctgtagctgggactacaggcacgcgctgccacgcccggctaatttttttgtatttttggtagagatggggtttcac
This region includes:
- the LOC112630407 gene encoding X antigen family member 1, translating into MERPKKKNQQLKVGILHLFRRQKKIRIELRSKCVTWKVICKSCVSQRPGLNLDLGAGVKVKIIPKEEHCKMPETGEGQPQV